In uncultured Bacteroides sp., one genomic interval encodes:
- a CDS encoding SusF/SusE family outer membrane protein: MKKIYSILLVLAGCLAFSACSDNLMELNKGEEELALTVSATNVTLNENNAAGDGIIFNWTTGTNKGTNAAISYTLEIDKAGNNFAKAYYVDLGQQVYSLKYTVEDLNEIITKELGVDYNKSVDLEARITATVADANVEVQIAKASFAATTYKPVSSTLYLIGSATPNGFNADNAAAMQRTTNGIFTWSGNLNKGAFKFITTLGSFIPSYNRDATSSDLKLTYRSSFDNPDEQFSIDEAGYYTIKVNLLNLSISVVKSATAVPPYSKIWFVGSFSSWNFAEMTQDPANPFIFRYGAVFNWNDGGDFKFATAQGLNNMYHPTTASAPYTWTAVKLDDTGDNKWSMTQDQCGKAYKIALDITPGKESMVMTEFTPYAGIYMVGDATPTGWSVDNATAMTAVDAYTFTWTGNLTAGELKFTCDKQGDWMGAWFMATVDGKAWVEGTENITFVDKHITGNGDIDRKWKVSTAGKYTISLNQLTEKMTVTKN, translated from the coding sequence ATGAAAAAAATATATAGCATATTATTAGTCCTTGCCGGATGTTTAGCATTTTCAGCATGCAGTGATAATTTGATGGAGCTCAACAAAGGTGAGGAAGAACTTGCGCTGACTGTTAGTGCAACCAATGTTACTCTTAATGAAAACAATGCTGCCGGCGATGGTATTATTTTTAATTGGACAACCGGTACCAATAAAGGAACCAATGCAGCAATCAGCTATACCCTTGAAATTGATAAAGCAGGTAATAACTTTGCCAAAGCTTATTACGTAGATCTTGGTCAGCAGGTTTATTCTCTGAAATATACCGTTGAAGATTTGAATGAGATTATTACCAAAGAGCTGGGTGTTGATTACAATAAGTCCGTTGATCTGGAAGCACGTATCACAGCAACTGTTGCTGATGCCAATGTTGAAGTACAAATAGCAAAAGCAAGTTTCGCTGCTACTACTTATAAGCCAGTATCTTCTACCCTATACCTGATTGGTAGTGCAACTCCCAACGGATTTAATGCAGATAATGCAGCAGCAATGCAACGAACTACAAATGGTATTTTTACCTGGAGCGGCAACCTGAATAAAGGAGCCTTTAAGTTTATTACAACATTAGGTAGCTTTATACCTTCCTATAACCGTGATGCCACATCCAGTGATTTGAAGCTTACTTACCGTAGTTCCTTTGATAACCCGGATGAACAATTCTCTATTGATGAAGCTGGTTATTACACAATTAAAGTCAATCTATTAAACCTTTCTATTTCTGTGGTAAAGAGCGCAACAGCAGTTCCTCCTTATAGTAAAATCTGGTTTGTCGGATCATTCTCTAGCTGGAATTTTGCAGAAATGACACAAGATCCTGCCAATCCGTTTATTTTCCGTTACGGAGCTGTCTTTAACTGGAATGATGGCGGTGATTTTAAGTTTGCTACAGCTCAAGGCTTGAATAACATGTATCATCCTACTACTGCAAGCGCACCTTATACATGGACCGCAGTAAAACTTGACGATACAGGTGATAACAAGTGGTCAATGACACAAGATCAGTGTGGCAAGGCATACAAGATTGCTCTTGATATTACTCCAGGCAAAGAATCAATGGTTATGACCGAGTTTACTCCTTATGCTGGTATTTATATGGTTGGTGACGCTACCCCTACTGGCTGGAGCGTAGATAATGCAACAGCTATGACGGCAGTAGATGCTTACACTTTTACCTGGACAGGAAACCTGACAGCTGGCGAACTTAAGTTCACATGTGATAAACAAGGTGACTGGATGGGTGCCTGGTTTATGGCAACTGTTGATGGTAAAGCCTGGGTTGAAGGTACAGAGAATATAACTTTTGTAGATAAGCATATTACAGGGAATGGAGATATTGACCGGAAATGGAAAGTAAGCACTGCAGGTAAATATACTATCTCACTGAACCAGTTAACAGAAAAAATGACAGTTACTAAGAATTAA
- a CDS encoding glycoside hydrolase family 66 protein — protein sequence MRINRTIISLLFVCLVPLNGACSSGEGSTGTGGDTPEQNVTFVTLSTDKACYSPGETVTFTSTSLPSSAKAAYYYLGDKLSEQPLSSTTWNWTAPSTDYRGYMVKVYTTTSDGKETILGSIAVDVSSDWTQFPRYGFLSNFDEMSTSAISSVITSLKRYHINGLQFYDWQYKHHKPLAGTPDKPDNNWTDIANRNTTLNTVKNYISAAHKAGMKTMFYNLCYGVLSDAASDGAESSWNLYKDRNHSNRDVCSLSAPMFKSSIYLVDPNNTGWQNYLAKQNDDVYSVFDFDGYHIDQLGDRGADYDYNGNAIDMAAGFKTFIQAMKAKHPGKRLVMNAVARYGQQKIAESGNVDFLYNEVWGNDANYSSLKDIIDENTSYGNYKTVFAAYMNYDKANNKGYFNTPGVILADAVMFALGGSHLEMGEHMLGKEYFPNSNLQMDGTLQKAMVSYYDFLTAYENLLRNGGSFSTVDLSCTNGKMNVSAWPPSTGNVSVLAKKVNSKCEVIHLINLSNANYFSWRDLDGSMPEPSLISTPSLRLKETNTIKRIWFASPDIDGGVSQELEFHQSAASVTFKLPSLKYWDMIVVEYQ from the coding sequence ATGAGAATTAACAGAACAATTATATCTTTATTATTTGTATGTCTGGTTCCTTTAAATGGAGCTTGTTCCAGTGGAGAAGGCTCCACCGGAACAGGTGGTGATACACCTGAACAAAATGTTACTTTTGTAACATTGTCAACAGACAAAGCATGTTATTCACCGGGAGAGACAGTTACGTTTACTTCTACCAGCTTGCCATCTTCAGCCAAAGCAGCATACTACTATTTGGGTGATAAGTTAAGCGAACAGCCACTCTCTTCCACAACATGGAACTGGACTGCCCCGTCTACCGATTATCGGGGTTATATGGTTAAAGTCTATACTACAACCAGTGACGGAAAAGAAACGATTTTAGGTTCTATTGCAGTAGATGTATCGAGTGACTGGACACAGTTTCCTCGTTATGGATTTCTTTCCAATTTCGATGAGATGTCAACTTCAGCTATCAGCTCTGTTATTACCAGCTTGAAGCGTTATCATATCAATGGATTGCAATTCTACGACTGGCAGTACAAGCACCATAAACCCTTAGCTGGCACTCCGGATAAACCGGACAATAACTGGACAGATATTGCAAACCGCAACACAACGCTTAATACAGTAAAAAACTATATTTCAGCTGCTCATAAGGCAGGCATGAAAACAATGTTCTATAACTTATGCTATGGAGTACTTTCCGATGCAGCTTCTGATGGTGCAGAATCTTCATGGAATCTGTATAAAGACCGTAATCACAGCAACCGCGATGTTTGCTCTTTGAGTGCTCCGATGTTTAAGAGTTCAATTTATCTGGTCGATCCTAATAATACAGGTTGGCAGAACTATCTGGCAAAACAGAATGACGATGTTTATTCAGTTTTTGATTTTGACGGATATCATATCGATCAGTTGGGAGATCGTGGTGCTGACTATGATTACAATGGAAATGCTATTGATATGGCTGCCGGCTTTAAGACGTTTATTCAGGCAATGAAAGCTAAGCATCCAGGCAAACGATTGGTTATGAATGCTGTTGCCCGGTACGGACAGCAGAAAATTGCCGAAAGTGGTAATGTGGACTTCCTGTACAATGAGGTTTGGGGTAATGATGCAAATTATTCTTCGTTGAAAGATATTATTGACGAAAACACCTCCTATGGGAATTATAAAACGGTGTTTGCTGCTTATATGAATTATGATAAAGCCAATAACAAAGGTTATTTCAACACTCCGGGAGTTATTTTAGCTGATGCAGTTATGTTTGCGTTGGGCGGATCACACCTCGAGATGGGTGAACACATGCTTGGCAAGGAATATTTCCCGAACAGTAATCTTCAGATGGACGGCACACTTCAAAAAGCAATGGTTAGCTATTATGATTTTCTTACCGCTTATGAGAATCTGTTGCGTAACGGTGGTTCATTTTCTACAGTCGATCTCAGTTGCACTAATGGAAAGATGAATGTATCTGCATGGCCTCCATCAACAGGAAATGTATCCGTACTGGCTAAAAAGGTGAACAGCAAATGCGAGGTGATTCATCTTATCAATCTCTCCAATGCCAATTATTTCAGTTGGCGAGATCTGGACGGAAGTATGCCCGAACCCTCTTTGATTTCTACTCCTTCTTTGAGATTAAAAGAGACGAATACCATTAAGAGAATATGGTTTGCATCACCAGATATTGATGGTGGCGTAAGTCAGGAACTTGAATTTCATCAGAGTGCAGCCAGCGTAACCTTTAAGTTACCATCATTGAAATACTGGGACATGATTGTTGTTGAATATCAATAA